In Thermoanaerobaculia bacterium, a genomic segment contains:
- the folE gene encoding GTP cyclohydrolase I FolE — translation MSTETNARVPGLQNDDKIEEIRQHIRSIIAILGLDPDADPNLKDTDRRVAKMYLEMFSGLSEGAEPNITCFPNDEGYSAMVMEKDIPFYSMCAHHFVPFYGHAHVAYIPNERIIGLSKMPRIVEFYAKRPQLQERMTEQVAGYLEQRLRPQGTMVVLEARHLCVEMRGIKKPGATTVTSALRGIFLNKPVREEFLDLLRR, via the coding sequence ATGAGCACCGAAACGAACGCCCGCGTTCCCGGCCTGCAGAACGACGACAAGATCGAAGAGATCCGCCAGCACATTCGGTCGATCATCGCCATCCTCGGGCTCGATCCCGACGCCGACCCGAACCTCAAGGACACGGACCGCCGCGTCGCGAAGATGTACCTCGAGATGTTCTCGGGTCTCTCCGAAGGCGCGGAGCCGAACATCACCTGCTTCCCGAACGACGAGGGGTACAGCGCGATGGTGATGGAGAAGGACATCCCCTTCTACTCGATGTGCGCCCATCATTTCGTGCCGTTCTACGGGCATGCCCACGTCGCCTACATCCCGAACGAACGGATCATCGGACTGTCGAAGATGCCCCGGATCGTCGAGTTCTACGCGAAGCGCCCGCAGCTCCAGGAGCGGATGACCGAGCAGGTCGCCGGCTACCTCGAGCAGCGGCTCCGGCCGCAGGGAACGATGGTCGTCCTCGAAGCGCGCCACCTCTGCGTCGAGATGCGCGGGATCAAGAAGCCGGGCGCGACGACCGTCACGTCGGCGCTCCGCGGCATCTTCCTCAACAAGCCGGTCCGGGAGGAGTTCCTCGATCTCCTGAGGCGCTGA
- a CDS encoding helical backbone metal receptor — protein sequence MADLRIVSLCPSLTETLVELGVTPVGVTRYCIRPREALRKVPKVGGTKNPDLDRIRILAPDLVVANAEENRAEDIAVLRQEFAVHVSMPRTVAEVPGMVRELGIAAGRAKAADRLAAEIEAAIPTPPATAFRFVYFIWKDPWMTVSGDTYVSDLFRHAGGVNAFAPESVRYPEVTPASVRAAGPDALFFPSEPFPFSERHRPTIEAAFGRSTPIEFVDGDDCCWHGARTRDGLRLMSEIARRRGAAGAGDAPVSAPT from the coding sequence ATGGCTGACCTCCGGATCGTCTCGCTCTGTCCCTCGCTGACCGAGACGCTCGTCGAGCTGGGCGTGACGCCGGTCGGGGTGACGCGCTACTGCATCCGGCCGCGAGAGGCCCTGAGAAAGGTCCCGAAAGTCGGGGGGACCAAGAACCCGGACCTCGACCGTATCCGGATCCTCGCTCCCGACCTCGTCGTCGCCAACGCGGAAGAGAACCGCGCCGAGGACATTGCCGTCCTCCGGCAGGAGTTCGCGGTCCACGTTTCGATGCCGCGGACGGTCGCGGAGGTCCCGGGCATGGTCCGGGAGCTCGGGATCGCGGCCGGGCGCGCGAAAGCGGCGGACCGCCTCGCCGCGGAGATCGAGGCGGCGATTCCGACGCCTCCGGCAACGGCGTTCCGATTCGTCTACTTCATCTGGAAGGACCCGTGGATGACCGTCTCGGGCGACACGTATGTCTCCGATCTCTTCCGTCACGCCGGCGGAGTCAATGCGTTCGCGCCGGAGAGCGTTCGTTACCCCGAGGTCACCCCCGCGAGCGTCCGGGCCGCCGGCCCGGACGCGCTCTTCTTTCCCTCCGAGCCCTTTCCGTTTTCGGAGCGGCACCGTCCGACGATCGAGGCCGCGTTCGGCCGCTCGACGCCGATCGAGTTCGTCGACGGAGACGACTGCTGCTGGCACGGAGCGCGGACGCGGGACGGCCTTCGTCTGATGTCAGAGATCGCGCGCCGACGGGGCGCCGCGGGCGCCGGAGACGCTCCGGTTTCGGCGCCGACCTGA
- a CDS encoding type IV pilus twitching motility protein PilT, with amino-acid sequence MSRWRPLLDAFLRSRAEEMRFVPGEKIFILRQGQRLDLGREPLAVATIESLVAEIPDVPPQGAGKFPMVSGFEAFVVAIERGDGTVTMVVRHTERPVIAAPSPPPEPVAAPAEEGEAAPVPIAVPSLDDLLRLMIERSASDVHLSADSAPVLRVHGQMTFLPEFLPLSSAEIERLVLPVASEKAKREFDEKSDSDFAYEIPGLARFRVNVFRDRKGAGAVFRQIPIEIIPAETLGLSRSILELCSLSKGLVLVTGPTGSGKSTTLASMVDYVNRNRTDHIITIEDPVEFVHSNIRCLVNQREVGAHTKSFKNALRAALREDPDIVLVGEMRDLETVAIAIETAETGHLVFGTLHTTTAVSTVDRIIDQFPPDQQEQIRVMLADSLKGVIAQVLCRKIGGGRVAALEVLLVNNAVTSLIREGKTFQIPSVMQTSKGMGMVTMNDALLTLVKEKLVEPREAWTKATDKTGLVGMFKNAGLPTQFS; translated from the coding sequence ATGTCGCGCTGGCGCCCGCTCCTCGACGCCTTCCTCCGCTCGCGAGCCGAAGAAATGCGGTTCGTCCCGGGCGAGAAGATCTTCATCCTTCGGCAGGGCCAGCGGCTCGACCTCGGGAGGGAGCCGCTCGCGGTCGCGACCATCGAGTCGCTCGTCGCCGAGATACCCGACGTGCCCCCGCAGGGCGCCGGAAAGTTCCCGATGGTCTCGGGCTTCGAGGCGTTCGTCGTCGCGATCGAGCGGGGCGATGGCACCGTCACGATGGTCGTGCGCCACACCGAGCGGCCCGTGATCGCGGCGCCTTCTCCGCCGCCGGAGCCGGTCGCCGCTCCCGCGGAGGAGGGAGAAGCCGCGCCGGTTCCCATCGCGGTACCGTCGCTCGACGACCTGCTTCGCCTGATGATCGAGCGTTCGGCGTCCGACGTCCACCTCTCCGCGGATTCCGCGCCGGTCCTGCGGGTCCACGGACAGATGACCTTCCTCCCCGAGTTCCTCCCGCTCTCTTCGGCCGAGATCGAGCGGCTCGTGCTCCCGGTAGCCTCCGAAAAGGCGAAGCGGGAGTTCGACGAGAAGAGCGACTCGGACTTCGCGTACGAGATCCCGGGGCTCGCGCGGTTTCGCGTGAACGTGTTCCGCGACCGGAAGGGAGCGGGCGCCGTGTTCCGCCAGATCCCGATCGAGATCATCCCGGCCGAGACGCTCGGTCTTTCCAGGTCGATCCTCGAGCTCTGCTCCCTGTCGAAGGGGCTCGTCCTCGTGACGGGCCCGACCGGCTCCGGCAAGTCGACGACGCTCGCGTCGATGGTCGACTACGTCAACCGCAACCGGACGGACCACATCATCACGATCGAGGACCCGGTGGAGTTCGTGCATTCGAACATCCGGTGCCTCGTCAACCAGCGCGAGGTGGGCGCGCACACGAAGTCGTTCAAGAACGCGCTGCGCGCGGCGCTCCGCGAGGACCCCGACATCGTGCTCGTCGGAGAGATGCGGGACCTCGAGACGGTCGCGATCGCGATCGAGACGGCGGAGACCGGGCACCTCGTGTTCGGGACGCTCCACACGACCACCGCCGTCTCCACGGTCGATCGGATCATCGACCAGTTCCCGCCCGACCAGCAGGAGCAGATCCGCGTGATGCTCGCCGATTCTCTCAAAGGGGTGATCGCGCAGGTCCTGTGCCGGAAGATCGGCGGCGGCCGGGTGGCCGCCCTCGAGGTCCTCCTCGTCAACAACGCGGTGACGAGCCTGATCCGGGAGGGGAAGACGTTCCAGATACCGTCGGTGATGCAGACCTCGAAGGGGATGGGGATGGTGACGATGAACGACGCTCTCCTGACGCTCGTGAAGGAGAAGCTCGTGGAGCCCCGGGAGGCGTGGACGAAGGCGACGGACAAGACGGGACTCGTCGGCATGTTCAAAAACGCCGGGTTGCCGACGCAGTTCTCCTAA
- the rplQ gene encoding 50S ribosomal protein L17 translates to MQHNRFGRKLRRSTSHRLAMFRNQLMSMVEHERIATTLEKAKELRPLVERVVSMGKNDSVPARRKVFRWVPSRTLVKKVFDTLGPRFTDRPGGYTRILHLGRRRGDNSEEAILEFVDFKFTPKERGPKRESTMERARRSVSSKVETIRKEKEAQAGEAETPEAAPAAKAKGKPAAKSGKSAKAAKPAKAAKPASKAAKPAKEGKSKGGSTTKKGNRGQ, encoded by the coding sequence ATGCAGCACAACCGATTCGGGCGGAAGCTCCGCCGGTCGACCTCGCACCGGCTCGCGATGTTCCGCAACCAGCTGATGTCGATGGTCGAGCACGAGAGGATCGCGACGACGCTCGAAAAGGCGAAGGAGCTCCGCCCGCTCGTCGAGCGGGTCGTCTCGATGGGGAAGAACGACTCGGTCCCGGCGCGCCGCAAGGTGTTCCGCTGGGTGCCCAGCCGGACGCTGGTCAAGAAGGTCTTCGACACGCTCGGGCCTCGCTTCACGGACCGGCCGGGCGGGTACACGCGCATCCTCCATCTGGGCCGCCGCCGGGGAGACAACTCGGAGGAGGCGATCCTCGAGTTCGTCGACTTCAAGTTCACTCCGAAGGAGCGAGGCCCGAAGAGGGAATCGACCATGGAGCGCGCGCGCCGCTCGGTTTCCTCGAAGGTCGAGACGATCCGGAAGGAGAAGGAAGCTCAGGCGGGCGAGGCGGAGACGCCGGAAGCGGCTCCCGCCGCGAAGGCGAAGGGCAAGCCGGCCGCGAAGTCGGGCAAATCCGCGAAGGCCGCCAAACCGGCGAAGGCGGCGAAGCCCGCCTCGAAAGCGGCGAAGCCGGCCAAGGAAGGGAAGTCCAAGGGCGGTTCCACGACCAAGAAGGGCAATCGCGGACAGTAG
- a CDS encoding DNA-directed RNA polymerase subunit alpha: MRLWKGFQKPKRLEVDQETLTSTYGRFYAQPFERGFGTTVGNALRRALLSSIEGAAITAVKIEGVLHEFSSIPGVVEDVTDIILNLKQIPFKLLAEEEKILRIDVERKGKVTAADIEESADVEILDPNAPIATLSESARLTMEMRLSRGRGYVSADRNFDEDMGIGYIPIDSVHSPVRRVNYHIEAARIGQETDYDRLVLEVWTDGTVSPEDAVGMAATLLTEHLTIFINAEHDTAFDHAAERDLPENLNEVLNKSVDELELSVRSSNCLKNAEIKTIRELVQKTEKEMLETKNFGRKSLNEIKDLLRSMGLSLGMDLNNVPAGIEK; encoded by the coding sequence ATGAGACTTTGGAAAGGATTTCAGAAACCCAAGCGCCTCGAGGTCGACCAGGAGACCCTGACGTCCACGTACGGCCGGTTTTACGCGCAGCCGTTCGAGCGCGGATTCGGCACGACGGTGGGCAACGCCCTCCGGCGGGCGCTCCTGTCGTCGATCGAGGGGGCCGCCATCACGGCGGTCAAGATCGAGGGGGTCCTGCACGAGTTCTCGTCGATCCCGGGGGTCGTCGAGGACGTGACGGACATCATCCTCAACCTGAAGCAGATCCCCTTCAAGCTCCTCGCCGAGGAGGAGAAGATCCTCCGCATCGACGTCGAGCGCAAGGGGAAGGTCACGGCGGCGGACATCGAGGAATCGGCCGACGTCGAGATCCTCGACCCGAACGCGCCGATCGCGACGCTGTCGGAGAGCGCGCGCCTCACGATGGAGATGCGCCTCTCGCGGGGGCGCGGCTACGTCTCCGCGGACCGCAACTTCGACGAGGACATGGGGATCGGGTACATCCCGATCGACTCCGTCCACTCCCCGGTGCGCCGCGTCAATTACCACATCGAAGCGGCCCGAATCGGGCAGGAGACCGACTACGACCGCCTCGTCCTCGAGGTCTGGACCGACGGGACCGTCTCCCCGGAGGACGCCGTCGGCATGGCGGCCACGCTCCTGACCGAGCACCTCACGATCTTCATCAACGCCGAGCACGACACGGCGTTCGACCACGCGGCCGAGCGTGACCTTCCGGAGAACTTAAACGAGGTCTTGAACAAGTCCGTCGACGAGCTCGAGCTCTCGGTTCGCTCCTCGAACTGCCTGAAGAACGCGGAGATCAAGACGATCCGCGAGCTCGTGCAGAAGACGGAGAAGGAGATGCTCGAGACGAAGAATTTCGGCCGCAAGTCCTTGAACGAGATCAAGGACCTGCTCCGCTCGATGGGGCTCTCGCTCGGCATGGACCTGAACAACGTGCCGGCCGGGATCGAGAAGTAG